A stretch of DNA from Desmospora activa DSM 45169:
GGGGATTGTCTTAACTGGGGGCGGGGCGTTGCTGCGCAACCTGGATCAGTGTTTATCTGAGGAGACGCAAATGCCGGTGGTGGTAGCGGAAAACGCGCTGGACTGTGTGGCGATCGGAACGGGACAAGCTTTGGAAAACATCCATCTGTTTACCTCTGGCATGGGCTCGTCCAAACCTTCCGGACGACGGCTGTGAGAAGGTGAGCGCCTATGTTTTTCCGATTGTTTGCCAACCGGCGCCTATTTCTATTTTTATTGGCCGTGATTTTGCTGACCGTTGCAGCTGGAATTACCCGTGGCGAGCGTGATCAGGTAACATGGCCGGAAGCAGTGGTCAAAACATCGGTCGCTTGGCTCCAGGGGTTGATCAGCAAACCTACTTTTGCCATGAGCGATTGGTGGAATCAAGCTTCCGAAGCACAAGATCAGCCGAGCGAAAGTGAACTGCAACTACAGGCGGAAATAGAACACCTACAACAGGAGAATAAAGAGCTAAAGGAAGTTGCCGATTATATCGATGACACCGATGTGGATTTGATCACAGCTAAAGTGGTTTCCCGCAGTCCCAACCGTTGGAACAACCGAGTGGTGATCAACCGGGGGACCGCCGACGGAGTGGAGAAAGATATGCCGGTTATTACCCATGAAGGGTTGATTGGACGGGTCCAGGTGGTCACCAAACATATGGCTGATGTTGAGCTGTTGACCGATTCGGACAGCGGTCCTGGAATCGCCGCACATATCCAAACGGGAGATGAAGCGGCCTTTGGCTTAATCGAAGGATATGATGCAAAGAAACAGCGATTGCTCATGAAAAAGATCTCTTCGCAAAAAAAGCTGGAGAAGGGACAACTGGTGATAACATCGGAGATGTCTGATATTTATTCCGGCGGATTGTTGGTGGGTACGGTGGATCAAGTCTCCGCCGGTGATTTTGGGGTAGACCAAATGGTATCCATTAAACCTGCGGCTCGCTTTGAACAACTCGATTTTGTGATGGTGGTTCGGGATCCCCAAAAAATCCAACTGTGGGAACACCAAAAAACGTCAGATGAGCAGCAAACAGAAGATGGAGGGGATTGAATGATGGTAATTTGGTTCCTCATCGGTCTCCTCTCCTTTCTTTTTTTGTTGGAAGGAACTGTTTTTCAGATGTTGGTGCCGCAAGCGTGGGGAAGTCAACTTGTTTGGATTCCGCAGCTGGTCGTAAGCGGTATTATTATCCTTTCATTGTATCGCGGTCGACGGGAAGGGCTTGTGTATGGTTTTAGCTTTGGTTTGCTTCAAGATTTGGTCTATGGTCAAGCGATTGGCATCTATGCCTTTAGTACGGCAGCAGTCGGCTATCTTATCGGTCAAACTTCGCGGCAATTTCTGTCCGGTCCGACTGTAGCCTTGTTGGCTACAGGAGTGGGCCAGTTGTTTCACTTATTGATCAGTTACGCCTGGTTCCGTTTATTCGACCTTACACGGATCGGATGGGAAGAAGCCTTTCTTTATCACATCCTGCCGTCAGCGTTGTTAAATATGGTAGTCGCTTTTCCCATTTATAAGAGCATCCAATGGATTTATCATCGCTATCACCCCCGATCCGTGCTGTTTGATTGAATGCACGGGCCGTCCGTCGTGGGGAAGGAATTGGCGGGTTGGTGTTGAAATCATATTTGAGACGGGGTGAGGAACCATGGGGAAAGTGATGAAGCCGAGAGTAACCATCAAAGGAACGAAAAACGGGCTTCTTTTCCTGTTGAATGAATCACGTCCCTTTTCCGAGATATTAAGCGAATTAAAATATAAATTGGAGAATTCCGCTAGAATCTGGGATGGGCCGGATACACATGTACACATTAAGTTGGGCAGCCGCCAAATCACTCGAGATGAGGAAAGGGAGATCCGACAGCTGTTTGCGATCCGCAAAAATCTGATCATCTCTTCGATTGAAACTGTGGATGGTAAGCCTTACCTTATTGAAGAGAACCAAGGAATCCAACTGCTGACAGGAACGGTGCGTTCCGGGCAAGTGCTGGAGCATCGAGGCGATTTACTACTGTTGGGAGATATTAATCCGGGAGGGTGTGTTCGCTCAACGGGAAGCATCTATGTGCTCGGTTCCCTCCGGGGATTGGCCCATGCCGGCGGAGAGGGGGATGAGCAGGCGATTATTGCTGCTTCCGTCCTGAAGCCGACCCAACTACGGATCGCCAATGTGGTCTCCCGACCGCCGGATGAATGGGATGAGGGAGAGACTGAGGGGATGAACTTCGCTTATTTGCTCAACGGTCAAATCGCCGTCGACCGCATGCATCATCTTAATCGGATTCGCCCTGATCTGGAATGGAAAGAGAGTCGATTCATGAATCGAAGCGGTTAAGGATCGACCCTGGGGGAGGAGGGCAGAGAGTGGGGGAATCCATTGTAATCACTTCCGGCAAGGGCGGTGTCGGCAAATCAACGACATCGGCCAACATTGGAACCGGGTTGGCCTTGGCCGGTAAAAAAGTGTGTCTGGTGGACACCGATATCGGACTGCGAAATCTGGATGTTTTGATGGGTCTGGAGAACCGGATCGTATACGATCTCATTGATGTGGTGGAAAAAAAGTGCGGGGTGAAACAAGCCCTGATCAAGGATAAACGTTGTGAAGAATTGTATTTACTGCCTGCTGCCCAGACCAAAGATAAAACCGCTTTGGACGCACGACAGCTGCGTTGGTTAACAGCGGAACTCAAGGAAACCTTCGATTATGTGATTATCGATTGTCCTGCCGGGATTGAGATGGGATTTAAAAATGCGGTGTCTGGTGCGGACCGCGCCATTGTGGTGACAACGCCGGAGAATGCGGCTATCCGCGATGCAGACCGAGTAATTGGGCTGTTGGAGAAGGAGAAAGTGGGCAGTCCCAAGCTGCTTATCAACCGTCTGCGCACCCAAATGGTAAAAGAAGGCGGGATGATGGACGTCGATGAAGTGGTATCGGTGCTATCGATCGATCTTCTCGGCGTTGTACCTGATGATGAAGAAATCATTCGCAGCGGCAATCGGGGAGAGCCGATTGTTTTACATAACAAGAGCTTAGCAGCCAAGGCTTATCGCAATATTACCCGCCGTATTCAGGGAGAAGTGGTTCCACTCTTGGTATTGGATAAAGAAAAGAAGATCATGGCCAAGATGAAAAAGTGGCTGGGATTTGCGTGAATGAAGTAGGGTCCGGGATACCTATATCCCGGACCCTTTGTACATAGGGACGATTTTCGATGTATGGAAAGAAAATGCTATAATAGCAAAAAAAGAAGTCGGAGTGTTCGTATGGCAAAGACGCAACGCTTGTTTGAGCTGATGATGACGATTAACGCCAAACAAAAGTTTACTGCGCGAGAGTTAGCGCAAGAATTTGGTGTCTCTTACCGGACGATTCTTCGTGATTTAGACGAACTGAGTGCACTAGGGGTGCCTTTATATTCGGAGGTGGGCGCCAACGGCGGTTACTATTTGTTACATGACCGCATGTTGCCGCCCATCTTTTTTAAGGAGTCAGAAGCGGTTGCCATGTTTTTGGCTTACCATTCGCTGCAATTTTTTGGTGCGTTGCCTTTTCAAGCGGAAACGGACATGGCTTTAAAAAAGTTTTACCAGCACTTGCCGGAAGATATCCAAAAGCGTATTGACAGGATGAAAGAACGCGTTGTTTTCTGGAACCCGAGTCGTGTTCAATCATCCGATTATTTAAATGTGATTTTGGAGACGGCCATTGAGCAAGGGGCGACCCTGATTCATTATGACGGTTCTGAGGGGATTTCCGAGAGAACGATCCAACCGATCGGTCTGTACAGCTATAACGGCTTTTGGTACTGCCCAGCCTATTGTTTAAAACGGGAATCCTTTCGCCTGTTTCGAGCCGACCGTATTCAATTTGCAAAACGGGTGTCATCAGAAAAGAAACGGGATTTACCCTATCGTTCCATTCGTGATTGGATCAAATGGTCGGAGCGGGATGTGATAAATCCGGTTCTTTTCAAAGTGGATTTGACGCTGGAAGGGGTCCGCCGTGCAAAATCGGATCTGGACTTAAGGCGGATGATCCGAATACGCGATGATGGAACGGGATGGATCAATACGCAAATTCCGAAAACGGAAATCACTTATTTTGCCGATTTATTATGGGGCTTCGGCACAGACGCGACTATAAAGGAACCTTCTGAAGCGATTCTGCATATTAGACGAAAAATATCAGCGATGGCACGTTTGTATCGCTAATCAATGATACCGATCGAATCGTATCGTTTATTTCTTGAACCATGACAGAATCTGTCATGGTTCAATGTTACATTGAATATGACCCAAACAAGAAAGGATGAAGCATATGGATGCTGTAAACACATTGCGCAACGTGCTTCTGCACGAAATGAAAGTTGGTATTCAGTCGACGGGCAATCTGCTGCAAAAAGTGAAAGCGGAGGATTGGGATTACCGTCCCACTGACAATATGCGCAGTGTAAAAGAATTGGTGTGGCACCTGATATCCATTCCCGAGACCGACCTAACTATTATGCAAGAAAAAAGCCAAGAAGAAGTTGCTGAAATCGAGCGGAAATATGAGCTAGAATCACCGGATCAAATGGTGACGGCGATGAACGAGGGATACCATGCTTTTAAAGCATATATGACTGCGCTATCGGATGATCAATTTTTAAGCAAAGAAACGAAGCCGTTTTATCTGGATAAAGGCATGACACAAGCGAGCTGGCTGATGGAAACCGTTACCCATCTTTTTCACCATCGGGCTCAGCTTTTCAATTACTTGAAGCAACTCAACTATGAGGTAAATATGTACGATCTTTATCCGCAACATCTATGATTTCAAGTTAAATCCGTGGAAAAGGTTCCACGGATTTCTCGTGGGCAAACAGAGGCAAGGGAGAGAGGAGGAGCTGAAAGTTGGCAAAGAGGAGAAAATTGGTTAGGCAGATTAACGAGAACGTACGGGACCACAAGGGTGGCGACAGTGGCGGTTGAATGGAGCGATCCATCTGAGTAACTCCTTTAAGCAGGTGATCAGGGGTTGTGAAAAAAGCCCGCATCAACCAATACGGGCAATAGCAAATAGAGATACTGGTGCTTAGAGGGGACTGCTTGGAATACTTCCCATCGTTGGACGGTGGGACTGTACTATTTTCGTTTTAGCGTCCGACCGCCACCTTTCGTTTTGTAAAAATCGGTTACGCTAGAATTTGACTCCCGCCGGTTCGGCCAACGGGTTGGTTACTTTTCCATATTCCGAGGCATGGGGTCGGTCGCTGTCATCGGCGTATCCGTAATCCAGCATGCGGTTACGATTTAAGCAGAGTTTCGTAAACTGTGGCCGTAAGAGATCAAACAAGGTAAAGCGTTCCTGTAGTTGTGGAAAGCGCTGTTGATAGTGAAGGATGGTTGCCCGAACCTGAGACCAGAAGGCGGTTTCCGGATAGTGGGTATGTGTTTCCAATAAATCGGACAGATAGCGGAAATGGCAGACAAATAGCCCGGTAAAGATAAATTGGCACAAACCTTCCGGCGGTTCGCTCCGCAGCACCGCTTTTAAATCGGGCGATAAATCAGCTAGCTCCGGCAAGGGTTGATCGCTGACATTGACATCGTCGACAAAATCTTTGACGGCCAGACGATGAGGAGCGAAATCTTTCAATACCAATATCGTGTTTTGTCCATGGGGAGAAAAGACGACCCCATACTGGTACAAATAATGTAAAAGCGGTGGTAAGAGAGTGGCAAACAGACGTGAAAGCCATTCTTCCAGTTCCAATCCCGATTTTTCCACCAGCTGTAGGATCAATGGAGTGCCACTACCGTCTTGGTGCAGGAGTGCAGCTAAGGTGATCGGTTTTTCCCCTTCATCCAGATAGGAATAGATGCTTTCCCGCCAGATGCAGCCCAACATTTCCAGATACTGATACGGTGCACCGGGAAGGTTGGCGTAAGCAGGGTGATCCACATTGAGGCTGGCGATTTCTCCCGGCAGGATCACCCGGCATTCCTCATGCAGAAAAGGATCGCGGTGATAGATGTCTTTGATATACTGAGTAATCGCTGGTGCCAATACCGTCCGCTCACTGGGCAGCCCTCGATAGACTAGGGTGTTGAGAATACTCATCGGCAATTTCACATAATGCTTGTTGCGATGAGAGGTATTGACAAAGGTACGGATCGATTGTTGCGGCAGGTATCGGTCTTCTCCCTTTCCCAAGGGGATGATGTTTTTGAGTGCCAGGTCTTCGGCGAACAGCGGAAGGATAAAATGATCCCACTGCCATTCATGGATGGGCATCAACCAATAATCCTCCGGGTTGACTTGTTCATCGAGCAGCTGTTGCCGAAAACGAAACATCGTTTTCTCACCCAGTTCCTGTTGCAACAAACGGTCGCCATCTACTGTGTCAACGGTATGGAATTCCGCCCGCTCCCGTTTGACGGCGATCCAATCCAATTGAATCGGCTGTTGTTGCTCCGGCGCGTAAGCACGATAGTCGCGATAACTAAACCCAATCCGCCCTTTGTTGTAAGTGATCCAGGGATGGCCTTCCATCTCCCCTTCCAATTCGGCGTAATCCAGTTGGGTGAGGTCCGTTTTTTGTTGTTGTTTTTTCGCTAAAATATGGGCGTCTGCCATCAGGGTGTGCTGGTATTCGCGAATCAAGTGCCCTGCTGTCTCAGGGGAAATTTCGATAACCCCCTGAAGATCCAAGAGAAAGCGGATGGGATCGACTGCTGCTTCAGTGCGACCGTTCTCTTCGCGCCGAATCGTCTCCGCAAAGACATGAATGCCGTCAAACATGCGTTTTTCCGCTGTAAAAGAATAGGTGATACCGCCCAGAGGCAAGGTGTATTCCGTTCGTTTTTTATTTGCTTCCGCCGGTTGTGGAAAGATGATTTCTTCATAGGTAAACGCTGCGATCATTTTGGTAAGCAGTTGACGGGAAATGGTTTTCCAACAATCGGGGTTGAAGACGGTGGACAACGAGGGTTCGTTCATTCCATTCATCCTCTCACAGAAATTTTATCGGGGCTGGTTTGTTTGGATCGACCAAATTGTTGAAAGACATTGCGTTCAAAAACAGGGTAGACTTCCCGCCCGGCTAAGGAGTTGATGATGACGGCGTTGCGATGGGCACCTAAGCCCAGATCGGGAGCGCCGACGCCGTGGGTGTGCAGATCGCCGTTTTGGATGTAGATGTGGTTGTCCGTCTTGATGTTTAAATTCAACCGGTAGTCGGCATTGATGATATATCGCTCGTTATCGTCCCACTGAATCAAGGGGCGTAGGTTGGTGATGCAATCCGGAATCCGGTGTGCATAGCCGGTAGCCAGGATCACCACATCTGTCTCATGGAAAAAGAGCTCAGGGTGATCCCGGTGCTGGCATTGGAGTCGATAGCGTCCTTCACCGTCGTCGATGCGCTCAATCGTTTCAATGGCGGTGTGAGACAACAAACGGGCGGGAAGCGGGCGTCCGCCGACGGTTCGTTCATACAGAAGTTCGTAGATGTCGCTGATGGTGGAAGCGCTGATTCCTTTGTAAAGCAGATCCTGTTTGGCCAACGTGGTATCCCGTTGTTGTTGTGTCAGCGAGTGAAAATGGCGGATATAATCCGGTGAAAAATGTTCCAATCCCAATTTGGAGTACTCCATTGGGAAAAAGCCGGGAGAGCGGGTAAACCAGTCGAGGCGATAGCCGTGCTCTTCCTGCTGCTGTAACAAGGTGTAAAAGACTTCGGCGGCGCTCTGGCCGGAGCCGACGACGGTAATAGAGTGAGCCTGTCGACAACGTTCCCAGCGATCCAAAAAATGAGCAGAATGAAACACATCTATCGTGGGCAAATGAGCAAAACGCGGATTTACCTGGGGTACGCTACCGACACCCAGTACCAGATTTCGGGCGCGATAGATGGTGTGGATTTTGGTTTGGATGTTGACCGCTTCTACGCGGTAGTGGCTTTCTTCTCCGGCGTTGATCCATTCGATGTCAACCACTTTTTGTCCAAAGCGGCAGGTGTGTAGCTGTTCTGACACCCAGCGACAATAATGATCATACTCCCGCCTAGGGATGTGGAAGCGCTCCAGGAAGTAAAAGTGGTAGAGACGTCGCTGCTCCTTTAAGTAGTTGATGAAGCTGTATGGGCTGGTGGGATCGGCCATGGTAACCAAGTCGGCTAAAAAGGGAACTTGCAACGTGGTCCCTTCCAGCAACAATCCGGGATGCCAGGAAAAACAGGACTTTTGCTCCAAAAACAAGGCGTCGATCTCCGGAGCCGCTTTTAACATGGCGGCTAGACTTAAGTTAAAAGGGCCGATGCCGACGCCGATCAGATCGAAAACCGTTTCCTGCTCGCGTTGTCGATCAATCATAAGTACCACTCCCTACAAACGTGTCGCGGTAGCAGAACATCAAGGCCGCCCGCTTGTCCGGCAATTGGATTTCCTGTTGAAAACGGAACCCGCACTTGGTAAAGAGATGGATCATTTTGTCGTTGCGGATGTCCGGTTCCGCCACTACTTTTTGTGTCTCTTGATGTTCAAACAGCCAAGCGGTCATCGTTTGCAACAGCGGCAGGGCGTACCCTTTTCCCAGATACGAAGGGGGACCGATTAGGAGGTGGATGCCTTGATCATCGGGATGGACGTCATAGTATTTACCCAGGATGTCGTCTTTGGCCCAATACGTTTCCCAATAACTCATGGGAACACCGTCGAGAGAACCGATGTGCAACGATTGGTGGGTATCGGCCAAAAAGGTTTGCAAATGCTTGCGATAGCGATCCAGTGGAATATTCAAGTCCCAGAAAGGAATCACATGGAATTGGTGCATCCATTGATGAAGTCGTTCCAGATCTCGCTCCAGCTCCACGGGACGAAAGGCGATCCGCTTGCCGATGGTGGGGTGAAAGCGCTCATAGTGACCGCTCATCTCTTCCCTATCAGGGGTTTTCGATTTCAAGGTTGGTCACCGCTCCTTTCAAAAGAGGGTTGTTGATGGGGACGTAGACGGACTGGCTTTCCATCGGTCCGATCAGTTCATCCATCTCATACAGCCGGGTCAACAGGTTTGCCTTACAGGGAAGGCGTTCCTCATCAAGCAGGCTGTAGATTAACCGGGAAGGCTCCCGGTTATGGGGCAAAAGTTGAGTCAACGTTTCCCGCAATTCCGCCAACAGGACTTGTTCCTTTACCAGCCCGGCGGTGCCGAAGCCGTTGATCAGCCCCACAAGATGATTGAGGAAGAAGTAATAGCGGAGCCGCTCATCGGCGACGGCATCGTTGCAGCGGGTATCGCTTTTTTCGTTGATGCCCGGCAGTAGCCGCTTCAGCCGCTCAAAAGTAGATTCGCAGTAGTAGTAGCCTTGGTTGTCACGATAGTAGAAGTGGACGGGATAGCCGTTATCCAGTTTGATAAGGCTGTTTTGTTGGTGGGCTTCTAAGGCGATTCCGTATTCCAGATACAACCACATGATGGGCTGAAACGAAAGGGTAAGATAACGACGGAACCAATCGCGGCTCACTTCCTGGGTTGAACGCCCTTCCTGAGCAGCCAAGGATTGAATGATATGGGCCAGACGCGACTTTTCCCCGGCAGGATGATCCTGACACAGCCCGGCGATCAGGGTGACGTTACGTCCGGCGTCTCCTTGAAAGGGGTTGTGACGCAGGCTTAGTTCAAAACCGGACTCTTCTTTATCGGGATCGATCAAAGTGAGATAGGCAGGATCTTCGATGATGGAAAACCCGGGGAAGGCAGTACGCATTTTTTCTCCGATTTCGGTTTGCAGCAAGCGGGAGACTTCCACTCCCCGCTCCAGCTCTTTTCGCTTGTTGAGGCGAAGGGAGTTGGTGATTTTGATCGAGACGGAGCTCTTCAACATAAAATCAGCCTCGGGATGGTACAACGTGCGTAAGGAAGAGGTGGCATAATAAGGCCTTCCTTGGGGACCGAGATCCTTTAGGAGCCCATCGACAATCCAGCGTTGGGTTTGCGGTTGTTGCAGCAGATGATGCGCTTGTTGTGGATGAAGGGGAAGCAGACTGTAATCAGACTGCTGGCAATAGGTCGTTTTTAAGTCGTCGGACAGTTGCGGGTCCGCCAGCAATTCCCGCTTGATCAGTTGCGTGGCGGATAAGGAGCGGGTGGAATCCTCCCGCACAATCAAGTGATGGGCGGCGAAGAGATGAAGGGGAAAGGCCCCCTTTAACTCCGGTGCATAGCGGGACTGTTCGCTATCGGATAAGCCTTGTCTGCTTTTGGGAGTGGGATGCAACAAATGGCCTAACAGTAGGGACTGTTCCGCATCGAGGAAGTGAAAAGGATAGCGATACAGCTGTTTCTCATCTACTTGACGCGCGGAGAGGTAGGATGCGAGTTGGTTGTTGCTTTGAATGACGCGCTCGATCAGATCGACGGGAAAGTGATCCAATGACCGATCCAGTGCCAATTCCTTGGTCAGCAGGGTAGTCAGGGTGACCATATCCAGTGGCAGAAAGCGGTCAGAGCCGCTTTCTCTATATTGGAACGGAAACAGAAATTGATGCCGTTCCGTCGCTGACCAATAGCGGAGCGGGGCCACAATTTCCAGGCCGTGATGGGGCAACGGGACACGCGCGGCTTTGCCGATGGGAGAGACGGAAAGAATGGAAGAGATGGGATTGTCCACTTCTAAGCCGTGTTGTTCCAACCAATGCACATTGCCGGTTTCTTTTAGATAGCAATTGAAAAAACTTTGCATGGTGGCTTGTTGAGCCCGTGTTTGCGACATGCGATTTACACGCTCCTCTGTCATTTTTCCAGTTGGGCGCCGATTTGTTTGACAGCATTTAGGATGTGGTGGATATCGGTCAAGGTGATGCGCGGGTTTAACAGGGTGAGTTTTAGACAAATATCGCCTTTCACCTTGGTTTGGGCGATAACCGCTTCACCACGAGCCAACAGCAGTTGCCGAATATCCCGATTGATCCAGTTTTGCCGGGATTGTTGGCACTCGCCTGGATCAGGCTCGGGGAGATACCGAAAGACGACGGCGTTTAGCATGGGATGGGGATTGATGGCCAGTAGTTTATCATCGTCGCGGATCATCCCGGCCGCTTTTGCCGCGATTTCCATTGTGCGGTCAATCATATGGGAGAATCCCCTCCGCCCCAAGGTCTGTAGGGAGACAAACAATTTAAGCGCGTCAAAACGGCGGGTGGTTTGAATCGATTTGGTTACCAAATGGGGGATACCGTGTTGTTCATCTTCTGCCGGATTGAGATAATCGGCGTTTCGTTTAATTTCGTCAAAGTGGGCCTCATCACGGAGAAGAAAAGCGCCACAACTGATCGGCTGGTAGAACCATTTATGAAAATCGACGGTGATGGAATCCGCCCGCTCAATGGCGGTTACGAGATGGCGATGGCGTTCGCTAAAGGCTAATGCCCCGCCAAAGGCGGCGTCTACATGCAGCCACATCTGATCCTTGTGGGTGCGTTCGACCAATGGCGGCAGCGGATCAATGCTACCGAAGTCGGTGGTACCAACGGTGGCGACAATGGCAAAAGGCAACTTTTTTTGCTGTCGCAGCTGTGCCAGTTTCCGATCCAAATCGGTGATAGAGAGGCGATGCTGTTCATCGGTTTCCACGCAGATAACCGCCTCTTCCCCTAGTCCCAATAGCGCCGCCGATTGTTTGACGGTAAAATGAGCCGCCTGGGAACAGAGAATACGCCAATCTTTTGCATGTGGGGGTAACCCTTTGCGTTGGATATTCCAATCGAAGCGGGTTTGAGCGAAATGGTTTCGCGCCAACAGCAATCCCATCAAATTGGATTGTGTTCCGCCGCTGGTAAATACACCGTCACTCTGGCTCTCAAGCCCAAATTGTCGGCATAACCAGCGCACCATTTTTTCTTCCAATATCGTGGCCGCAGGACTTTGGTCCCAGGAGTCCATTGATTGATTCATGGCGCTGATCATCGTTTCCGCTGCCAGTGCAGGAGTGAGAGGTGGGCAATGGAGGTGAGCTGCACAAGTGGGATGATGTACAGCGACAGAATGACGAAGAATCCTCTCTCCTGTCTGCCGTAACACCGTCTCCAACTCTACACCCTCTTCCGGGCAGATTTCTAAAGAGCGGAAAAGAGCGGTCAACTCCTCCGGTGAAATCCCGCTAAAAGGCTTGTCCAAGCCGGCAAAATGATGCTGGATCACCTCATGTGCAGTTTGCATCGCCTGGCTGTAGGCATTGCGAGAGGCTGTCGTTTCATTTAAAAACCTGGTATCCAGCAGCGTTGTTGTTTGCGTTTCAATC
This window harbors:
- the mreC gene encoding rod shape-determining protein MreC → MFFRLFANRRLFLFLLAVILLTVAAGITRGERDQVTWPEAVVKTSVAWLQGLISKPTFAMSDWWNQASEAQDQPSESELQLQAEIEHLQQENKELKEVADYIDDTDVDLITAKVVSRSPNRWNNRVVINRGTADGVEKDMPVITHEGLIGRVQVVTKHMADVELLTDSDSGPGIAAHIQTGDEAAFGLIEGYDAKKQRLLMKKISSQKKLEKGQLVITSEMSDIYSGGLLVGTVDQVSAGDFGVDQMVSIKPAARFEQLDFVMVVRDPQKIQLWEHQKTSDEQQTEDGGD
- the mreD gene encoding rod shape-determining protein MreD, whose product is MMVIWFLIGLLSFLFLLEGTVFQMLVPQAWGSQLVWIPQLVVSGIIILSLYRGRREGLVYGFSFGLLQDLVYGQAIGIYAFSTAAVGYLIGQTSRQFLSGPTVALLATGVGQLFHLLISYAWFRLFDLTRIGWEEAFLYHILPSALLNMVVAFPIYKSIQWIYHRYHPRSVLFD
- the minC gene encoding septum site-determining protein MinC, giving the protein MGKVMKPRVTIKGTKNGLLFLLNESRPFSEILSELKYKLENSARIWDGPDTHVHIKLGSRQITRDEEREIRQLFAIRKNLIISSIETVDGKPYLIEENQGIQLLTGTVRSGQVLEHRGDLLLLGDINPGGCVRSTGSIYVLGSLRGLAHAGGEGDEQAIIAASVLKPTQLRIANVVSRPPDEWDEGETEGMNFAYLLNGQIAVDRMHHLNRIRPDLEWKESRFMNRSG
- the minD gene encoding septum site-determining protein MinD, whose protein sequence is MGESIVITSGKGGVGKSTTSANIGTGLALAGKKVCLVDTDIGLRNLDVLMGLENRIVYDLIDVVEKKCGVKQALIKDKRCEELYLLPAAQTKDKTALDARQLRWLTAELKETFDYVIIDCPAGIEMGFKNAVSGADRAIVVTTPENAAIRDADRVIGLLEKEKVGSPKLLINRLRTQMVKEGGMMDVDEVVSVLSIDLLGVVPDDEEIIRSGNRGEPIVLHNKSLAAKAYRNITRRIQGEVVPLLVLDKEKKIMAKMKKWLGFA
- a CDS encoding helix-turn-helix transcriptional regulator, producing the protein MAKTQRLFELMMTINAKQKFTARELAQEFGVSYRTILRDLDELSALGVPLYSEVGANGGYYLLHDRMLPPIFFKESEAVAMFLAYHSLQFFGALPFQAETDMALKKFYQHLPEDIQKRIDRMKERVVFWNPSRVQSSDYLNVILETAIEQGATLIHYDGSEGISERTIQPIGLYSYNGFWYCPAYCLKRESFRLFRADRIQFAKRVSSEKKRDLPYRSIRDWIKWSERDVINPVLFKVDLTLEGVRRAKSDLDLRRMIRIRDDGTGWINTQIPKTEITYFADLLWGFGTDATIKEPSEAILHIRRKISAMARLYR
- a CDS encoding DinB family protein — translated: MDAVNTLRNVLLHEMKVGIQSTGNLLQKVKAEDWDYRPTDNMRSVKELVWHLISIPETDLTIMQEKSQEEVAEIERKYELESPDQMVTAMNEGYHAFKAYMTALSDDQFLSKETKPFYLDKGMTQASWLMETVTHLFHHRAQLFNYLKQLNYEVNMYDLYPQHL
- a CDS encoding IucA/IucC family protein — translated: MNEPSLSTVFNPDCWKTISRQLLTKMIAAFTYEEIIFPQPAEANKKRTEYTLPLGGITYSFTAEKRMFDGIHVFAETIRREENGRTEAAVDPIRFLLDLQGVIEISPETAGHLIREYQHTLMADAHILAKKQQQKTDLTQLDYAELEGEMEGHPWITYNKGRIGFSYRDYRAYAPEQQQPIQLDWIAVKRERAEFHTVDTVDGDRLLQQELGEKTMFRFRQQLLDEQVNPEDYWLMPIHEWQWDHFILPLFAEDLALKNIIPLGKGEDRYLPQQSIRTFVNTSHRNKHYVKLPMSILNTLVYRGLPSERTVLAPAITQYIKDIYHRDPFLHEECRVILPGEIASLNVDHPAYANLPGAPYQYLEMLGCIWRESIYSYLDEGEKPITLAALLHQDGSGTPLILQLVEKSGLELEEWLSRLFATLLPPLLHYLYQYGVVFSPHGQNTILVLKDFAPHRLAVKDFVDDVNVSDQPLPELADLSPDLKAVLRSEPPEGLCQFIFTGLFVCHFRYLSDLLETHTHYPETAFWSQVRATILHYQQRFPQLQERFTLFDLLRPQFTKLCLNRNRMLDYGYADDSDRPHASEYGKVTNPLAEPAGVKF
- a CDS encoding lysine N(6)-hydroxylase/L-ornithine N(5)-oxygenase family protein; the encoded protein is MDRQREQETVFDLIGVGIGPFNLSLAAMLKAAPEIDALFLEQKSCFSWHPGLLLEGTTLQVPFLADLVTMADPTSPYSFINYLKEQRRLYHFYFLERFHIPRREYDHYCRWVSEQLHTCRFGQKVVDIEWINAGEESHYRVEAVNIQTKIHTIYRARNLVLGVGSVPQVNPRFAHLPTIDVFHSAHFLDRWERCRQAHSITVVGSGQSAAEVFYTLLQQQEEHGYRLDWFTRSPGFFPMEYSKLGLEHFSPDYIRHFHSLTQQQRDTTLAKQDLLYKGISASTISDIYELLYERTVGGRPLPARLLSHTAIETIERIDDGEGRYRLQCQHRDHPELFFHETDVVILATGYAHRIPDCITNLRPLIQWDDNERYIINADYRLNLNIKTDNHIYIQNGDLHTHGVGAPDLGLGAHRNAVIINSLAGREVYPVFERNVFQQFGRSKQTSPDKISVRG
- a CDS encoding GNAT family N-acetyltransferase is translated as MGKRIAFRPVELERDLERLHQWMHQFHVIPFWDLNIPLDRYRKHLQTFLADTHQSLHIGSLDGVPMSYWETYWAKDDILGKYYDVHPDDQGIHLLIGPPSYLGKGYALPLLQTMTAWLFEHQETQKVVAEPDIRNDKMIHLFTKCGFRFQQEIQLPDKRAALMFCYRDTFVGSGTYD